A single window of Actinoallomurus bryophytorum DNA harbors:
- the argJ gene encoding bifunctional glutamate N-acetyltransferase/amino-acid acetyltransferase ArgJ, with protein sequence MSVTAPLGFRAAGVAAGLKNGGQRDLALVVNDGPSRAAAGVFTRNRVKAAPVLWSEQVLRGGRVHAVVLNSGGANACTGPDGFQDTHQTAEKAAHVLGDSAGEIAVCSTGLIGDRLPMDSLLPGVSAAAGELSRDGGLAAADAIRTTDTVAKIAFRRAPTGYTVGGMAKGAGMLAPALATMLCVITTDAEADAKTLDRVLRHATELTFERLDTDGCMSTNDTVLLLASGAAGVPADEAELTRTVTDVCADLARQLLIDAEGATKAIAIEVVGAANDHDAVIVGRAVARSNLLKCAIHGEDPNWGRVLAAVGTTEAVFQPERLGVAINGVWLCRNGAFGDDRSKVDMRPRDVTITVDLSAGTHGATIHTTDLTAEYVHENSAYSS encoded by the coding sequence GTGAGCGTGACCGCCCCACTCGGCTTCAGGGCCGCCGGAGTCGCCGCCGGCCTCAAGAACGGCGGGCAGCGCGACCTCGCGCTGGTCGTCAACGACGGCCCGTCGCGCGCGGCGGCGGGGGTGTTCACCCGCAACCGCGTCAAGGCCGCGCCGGTGCTGTGGTCCGAGCAGGTCCTGCGCGGCGGACGGGTGCACGCGGTCGTGCTCAACTCCGGAGGCGCGAACGCCTGCACCGGGCCCGACGGCTTCCAGGACACGCACCAGACCGCGGAGAAGGCCGCCCACGTCCTCGGCGATTCCGCGGGCGAGATCGCGGTCTGCTCCACCGGCCTGATCGGCGACCGGCTGCCGATGGACAGCCTGCTGCCTGGGGTGAGCGCCGCCGCCGGGGAGCTGTCCCGCGACGGCGGGCTCGCGGCCGCCGACGCGATCCGCACCACCGACACCGTCGCCAAGATCGCCTTTCGGCGGGCGCCCACCGGCTACACGGTCGGCGGCATGGCCAAGGGCGCGGGCATGCTCGCCCCCGCACTGGCCACCATGCTGTGCGTCATCACGACCGACGCCGAGGCCGACGCGAAGACGCTCGACCGGGTCCTGCGGCACGCGACCGAGCTGACCTTCGAGCGGCTCGACACCGACGGCTGCATGTCCACCAACGACACGGTGCTGCTGCTGGCCAGCGGCGCCGCAGGAGTGCCCGCGGACGAGGCCGAGCTGACCAGGACGGTCACCGACGTCTGCGCCGACCTGGCACGCCAGCTACTGATCGACGCCGAGGGCGCCACCAAGGCGATCGCGATCGAGGTCGTCGGGGCGGCCAACGACCACGACGCCGTCATCGTCGGCCGCGCCGTCGCGCGCAGCAACCTGCTCAAGTGCGCGATCCACGGAGAGGACCCCAACTGGGGCCGGGTGCTGGCCGCCGTCGGCACCACGGAGGCGGTGTTCCAGCCCGAGCGCCTCGGCGTCGCCATCAACGGCGTCTGGCTGTGCCGCAACGGCGCGTTCGGCGACGACCGCTCCAAGGTCGACATGCGCCCCCGCGACGTCACGATCACCGTCGACCTCAGCGCCGGCACCCACGGCGCCACGATCCACACGACCGACCTGACCGCTGAATACGTCCACGAGAACTCCGCATACTCCTCATGA
- the argB gene encoding acetylglutamate kinase — MTTEDTTKRARGTADALGKAATLIEALPWLEEFHGKTVVIKYGGHAMADETLRPAFAQDVAFLRYAGLRPVIVHGGGPQINAQLDRLGIESSFKAGLRVTTPETMDVVRMVLVGQVSRDVVGMLNRHGPFGVGMSGEDARLFTAERKPAVVDGVKVDIGQVGEIVQVDAGSVRSLLDDGRIPVISSIARGEDGQVYNVNADTAAGALAVALQAAKLVVLTDVDGLYADWPPSGDPGDVIARLTAGDLEAMLPDLSAGMVPKMEACLRAVRGGVPRAHVLDGRIPHSLLLEVFTDEGIGTMVVPE; from the coding sequence ATGACCACCGAAGACACGACGAAACGCGCCCGTGGCACCGCCGACGCCCTGGGCAAGGCGGCCACGCTCATCGAGGCCCTGCCGTGGCTCGAGGAGTTCCACGGCAAGACCGTCGTGATCAAGTACGGCGGCCACGCCATGGCCGACGAGACGCTCCGGCCGGCCTTCGCCCAGGACGTCGCGTTCCTGCGCTACGCCGGCCTGCGCCCGGTCATCGTGCACGGAGGCGGACCGCAGATCAACGCCCAGCTCGACCGGCTCGGCATCGAGTCCAGCTTCAAGGCGGGCCTGCGCGTCACCACCCCGGAGACCATGGACGTCGTCCGCATGGTCCTGGTCGGCCAGGTCAGCCGCGACGTCGTCGGCATGCTCAACCGGCACGGCCCGTTCGGCGTCGGAATGTCGGGAGAGGACGCGCGACTCTTCACCGCCGAGCGCAAGCCCGCGGTCGTCGACGGAGTGAAGGTCGACATCGGCCAGGTCGGCGAGATCGTCCAGGTCGACGCCGGCTCGGTGCGCAGCCTCCTCGACGACGGCCGCATCCCGGTGATCTCCAGCATCGCGCGTGGGGAGGACGGCCAGGTCTACAACGTCAACGCCGACACCGCGGCGGGCGCGCTGGCCGTCGCCCTGCAGGCTGCCAAGCTGGTCGTGCTGACCGACGTCGACGGCCTGTACGCCGACTGGCCGCCGTCCGGCGACCCCGGCGACGTGATCGCCCGGTTGACCGCCGGTGACCTGGAGGCCATGCTGCCGGACCTGTCGGCGGGCATGGTGCCGAAGATGGAGGCGTGCCTGCGCGCCGTACGCGGGGGAGTGCCGCGGGCCCACGTGCTCGACGGCCGGATCCCGCACTCACTGCTACTGGAAGTCTTCACCGACGAGGGGATCGGCACGATGGTGGTGCCCGAATGA
- a CDS encoding acetylornithine transaminase, whose product MSDLSARFEAAMMPNYGLPPVALARGEGCRVWDVDGKAYLDLIGGIAVSALGHAHPALVAAVSAQVGTLAHTSNLFLHEPEVLLAERLLQLLGGDGRVFFTNSGTEANEAAYKLVRRHAGPDRTYVVAAEGSFHGRTMGALALTGKTSIREPFAPFGADVRFVTYGSEEALRAAVTEECAAVFLEPTQGEGGVVPAPEGYLAAARRICDETGAALVLDEIQSGIGRTGVWFQHQREGVRPDVITLAKGLGGGLPIGVCVGFGPYATAFGKGDHGSTFGGNPVSCAAALAVLDTIDKEGLLESVGTVGDLLAAGITRTGHPLVAGVRGSGLWRAMVLSEPKAAAVEAAARDAGFLVNAVQPDAVRLAPPLIITSEEAASFVAALPEILSKA is encoded by the coding sequence ATGAGCGATCTGAGCGCACGCTTCGAAGCGGCCATGATGCCCAACTACGGCCTGCCGCCCGTGGCTCTCGCCCGCGGCGAGGGCTGCCGGGTCTGGGACGTCGACGGCAAGGCCTACCTCGACCTGATCGGCGGCATCGCGGTCTCCGCGCTGGGGCACGCGCACCCGGCGCTGGTCGCGGCCGTGTCGGCGCAGGTGGGCACGCTCGCGCACACGTCCAACCTGTTCCTGCACGAGCCCGAGGTGCTGCTGGCCGAACGCCTGCTCCAGCTGCTCGGCGGCGACGGACGCGTGTTCTTCACCAACTCCGGCACCGAGGCCAACGAGGCCGCCTACAAGCTCGTACGCCGCCACGCCGGACCGGACCGCACCTACGTGGTCGCGGCCGAGGGGAGCTTCCACGGCCGCACGATGGGGGCGCTGGCGCTGACCGGCAAGACCTCGATCCGCGAGCCGTTCGCCCCGTTCGGCGCCGACGTACGCTTCGTGACGTACGGCTCGGAGGAGGCGCTTCGCGCGGCCGTCACCGAGGAGTGCGCGGCGGTCTTCCTCGAGCCCACGCAGGGTGAGGGCGGCGTGGTTCCGGCGCCGGAGGGCTACCTCGCCGCGGCCCGGCGGATCTGTGACGAGACCGGCGCGGCCCTGGTGCTCGACGAGATCCAGAGCGGCATCGGCCGTACCGGCGTGTGGTTCCAGCACCAGCGCGAGGGCGTACGCCCCGACGTGATCACTTTGGCCAAGGGCCTCGGCGGCGGCCTGCCCATCGGGGTGTGCGTCGGCTTCGGCCCGTACGCCACGGCGTTCGGCAAGGGCGACCACGGCTCGACGTTCGGCGGCAACCCCGTCTCCTGCGCGGCGGCGCTCGCCGTACTCGACACGATCGACAAGGAAGGGCTGCTCGAGAGCGTCGGCACCGTCGGTGACCTGCTCGCCGCCGGCATCACGCGGACCGGCCATCCCCTGGTGGCGGGGGTACGCGGCAGTGGCCTGTGGCGCGCGATGGTCCTGTCCGAGCCCAAGGCGGCCGCCGTGGAGGCGGCGGCGCGTGACGCCGGTTTTCTCGTCAACGCCGTCCAGCCGGACGCCGTCCGGCTCGCCCCGCCTCTGATCATCACGTCCGAGGAGGCCGCGTCCTTCGTCGCGGCACTCCCGGAGATCCTGAGCAAGGCATGA